In a genomic window of Streptomyces roseoviridis:
- a CDS encoding diacylglycerol kinase: protein MTSEITLFVNPTAGRGRGAHAAQPAARALRDAGFPVRTVLGHDADDALRRAHDAVRGGTGALVAVGGDGMVSLALQAVAGTNTPLGVIAVGTGNDFARCLGLPVRDPAAAGRAAAEALKGGGGRTVDLGRIQHGTGGTDAHGTGSARTAGPGNDGGRWFGTVLASGFDSRVNDRGNRMRLPAGRFKYDLAILAELAAFRPVPYRLVLDDTTELHIEATLVAVGNGTSYGGGMRICAGAALDDGLLDVTVVGNCGRAELIKVFPRVYRGTHLDHPQVTVHRVRSLTLDAPGTTGYADGEPAGPLPLTARCVPGALRVLAPPATPAEAAR, encoded by the coding sequence ATGACCAGCGAGATCACCCTCTTCGTCAATCCCACCGCCGGACGCGGCCGGGGCGCGCACGCCGCGCAGCCGGCCGCCCGCGCGCTCCGGGACGCCGGATTCCCGGTCCGCACCGTCCTCGGCCACGACGCCGACGACGCTCTCCGGCGCGCCCACGACGCCGTCCGGGGCGGCACCGGAGCCCTCGTCGCGGTCGGCGGCGACGGCATGGTCTCGCTCGCCCTCCAGGCCGTCGCCGGCACGAACACCCCCCTCGGCGTGATCGCCGTCGGCACCGGCAACGACTTCGCCCGCTGCCTCGGACTGCCCGTACGCGACCCCGCCGCGGCCGGCCGCGCCGCCGCCGAGGCCCTCAAGGGCGGCGGGGGACGCACCGTCGACCTCGGCCGGATCCAGCACGGCACCGGCGGCACGGACGCCCACGGGACGGGCAGCGCCCGAACGGCCGGCCCCGGAAACGACGGCGGGCGCTGGTTCGGCACCGTCCTCGCCTCCGGCTTCGACTCCCGGGTCAACGACCGCGGCAACCGCATGAGACTGCCCGCCGGACGCTTCAAGTACGACCTCGCGATCCTCGCCGAGCTCGCCGCCTTCCGCCCCGTCCCGTACCGGCTCGTCCTCGACGACACCACCGAGCTCCACATCGAGGCCACCCTCGTCGCCGTCGGCAACGGCACCTCCTACGGAGGCGGTATGCGCATCTGCGCCGGCGCCGCCCTGGACGACGGACTGCTCGACGTCACCGTCGTCGGGAACTGCGGACGCGCCGAACTGATCAAGGTCTTCCCGCGCGTCTACAGGGGCACCCACCTCGACCACCCCCAGGTCACCGTCCACCGGGTCCGCTCCCTCACCCTCGACGCCCCCGGCACCACCGGCTACGCCGACGGCGAGCCCGCCGGCCCGCTGCCCCTCACCGCCCGCTGCGTACCCGGCGCCCTGCGTGTCCTGGCCCCGCCGGCCACCCCGGCCGAAGCCGCACGATAA